From Anopheles funestus chromosome 3RL, idAnoFuneDA-416_04, whole genome shotgun sequence, a single genomic window includes:
- the LOC125771489 gene encoding uncharacterized protein LOC125771489 yields MKNVKRVKKSGMVNKLGKALWAHYERQCGDEHQGEPSIQQNTPASVTQPPSYVEEYLEDMPDEGEMFLEEELLSNVDDVDEDVDFLDLPQMNDDEQHEDENGFIEDESNLFVRKLRIWALSHRVTHVALKELLLILSDIDGLHIPQDPRTLLKTPKAVGKEITTVSGGEMWYQGIEKSLKHHFRSITPSVDVFVINLFVDGLPLHNSSPTEFWPIMMQLYEQPEVPILTLGIYCGSSKPHNVEDYLRPLVVDLNHAIEEGIVINRKKINICLRAFIADTPARTFIKGIYKSIYFL; encoded by the exons ATGAAAAACGTGAAAAGAGTGAAGAAATCCGGTATGGTCAACAAGTTGGGCAAAGCATTGTGGGCACATTATGAACGGCAATGTGGTGATGAGCATCAAGGTGAACCAAGCATACAGCAAAATACTCCAG CTTCAGTAACACAGCCCCCTTCTTATGTTGAAGAGTACCTCGAAGATATGCCGGATGAAGGTGAAATGTTTTTAGAGGAAGAACTCTTAAGCAACGTCGATGATGTAGACGAGGATGTGGATTTCCTAGATCTACCACAAATGAATGACGATGAGCAGCATGAGGATGAAAATGGGTTTATCGAAGATGAGTCAAATCTGTTTGTTAGAAAACTGCGAATTTGGGCTCTATCACATAGAGTAACCCATGTGGCTTTAAAGGAATTATTGTTAATATTGTCGGATATTGATGGTCTGCATATCCCACAAGATCCAAGGACATTATTAAAGACGCCAAAGGCGGTAGGAAAAGAGATTACGACAGTTTCGGGAGGAGAGATGTGGTACCAGGGAATCGAAAAATctttaaagcatcattttcG atCTATTACCCCTTCCGTTGATGTGTTCGTTATTAAtctcttcgtggacggccttCCTTTACATAACAGTTCTCCCACCGAATTTTGGCCAATTATGATGCAGCTTTACGAACAGCCGGAAGTTCCTATCTTAACGTTAGGAATATATTGCGGATCGTCGAAACCACACAATGTGGAGGACTACCTACGGCCTCTAGTAGTTGATTTGAACCACGCAATAGAAGAAGGAATTGTGATCAACCGAAAGAAGATCAACATATGTTTAAGAGCATTTATTGCTGATACCCCGGCACGAACATTCATAAAAggtatttataaaagtatatattttttgtga